In the Paenibacillus sp. FSL R7-0337 genome, CACATGGGACTGCATGTAGACATGCGCAATGGAAGGATCAATGCCTGCAGCCAAATATAGCGCAGCTACCGATTCTGAATTCTCGCGCAGAGCTGCGGGGTCCTGGGCTACCGTAATGGCATGAAGATCGACCACCATGAAGTAACATTCGTATTCCTTTTGAAGCTTGACGAAATTCTTGATTGCCCCGATATAATTACCGAGTGTGAGTGAACCGCTGGGCTGTATGCCCGACAATACTTTTTTAGCCATCCTCTTATCCTCCATCATCATAATTAATGTCCGCTGGCGCATAGAACGCAAAAAGGCCCCACATCCGCAAGGGACGTGAGACCGTGGTACCACCCTTATTCGCTGCCTGGAGTCCCCGGAGGGATATATGCAAACAGCCTTGGCTTCCGTTAACGGGGAAGAGGCGGCCGGTCTACTTAAGGCTTCTGCAGCCTGTTCGAGCGCGGCACTCAAGGGTCCATTCAGTCAGAGGTGCACCACCGGTTCACATCAGCCACCGGCTTTCTGGAGGTACAGTCCATGCTTACTTGTCCCTGTCATCGCGTTACCTGTGTTTCATTGATGCCTCCATCATAGATCGGCCCGGAGAAGTTGTCAAATCCCTAACCTCCGCCGGATAAATCTGGTATGATAAAGATATTCGTGTGTATGTAATCTGATTACAGCTTATCAAAGGAGCATATCTCTTATGAAACAGGTGACCAAAGGGCAGTGGAACGGTTATGATACGTATATTTTGCATAGCCGTGAACTGGAAGTCACGCTTCTGCCCCGGCTGGGTAATAACGTAATTTCATTATGGGACCGCACCATGGAGCGGCAGATCCTTCGTCAGCCTGAGGAACGCGACTTGGCATCATATATGCAGAAACCTTATCACTTCGGCCTGCCCCTCCTGGTGCCGCCCGGACGGATACGCAGAGGAAGCTTCCAATTCGATGGCACACGCTACCAGTTTGACCGGAATGCGGGAGAACATCATATTCACGGACTGCACCGTACCCAAGCCTGGTGTGTCAGTGACATCGAAGAGGACGAGGACGGGTGCGCGGTCACTACTGAATTCCTTACCACGGATGACCCGGATTGGATCAGACAATTCCCCGAGCCGCTGAAGCTTGAAATGACCTTCCGGCTTCAGGATGACCGGCTCCAGCAGACGCTCAGGGTCACTCATCTCGGCACTAGCCCCGTTCCTTTTGGCGCAGGCTATCATACCTGGTTCATGCTGGACGGAACGCCCTCCCGCTGGAATGTTACCCTTCCTGCCGGGGCCGTCTGCGAGCTGAGTGAGGATCTCCTGCCTACCGGACAGCTGTTGCCGCTCGGGAAGCTTACTAGCCTGCACACCCGGCTGAATCTTCAAGGTGCGGATCTGGATACCATCCTGCGTATAGCAGAGGGCCAGCCTGCCGAGGCCGTATTGATGCGGGATGATGGATACGGGCTGCGTTACTCGGCCGATCCTGACTTCTTCCGCCACTGGATTCTCTATACCAAAGGCGAAGCCGACCAGTTCCTGTGCATTGAACCGCTAACCTGGCTCCCGGATGCACCTAATCTCCAGCAGGACGCCTCCGCTACCGGGCTGATCACGCTTGAACCCGGACAGACGCTGGTTCTGGGGGGCACGCTGCAGATGATCTATCCGGAGCGATAAATTTCATATAATTACCATCCTATAAACCTTCAAAATCTGTGCATGAATTCTCCCTCCCGCGCTCATACTATCTTCACAACGGGCGAAGGAGGTGAGCACACATGGGTCAAGCAGGTCAACAAAGTCGTGGTAGCCGTTCTAACAACCTGGTCGTTCCTCAAGCGAATGCAGCGCTGCAGCAGTTGAAATATGAAGCAGCACAAGAGCTTGGAGTAACTATCCCGGCTGACGGTTATTATGGGAACTATACTTCCCGCGAAACTGGTTCTTTGGGAGGATATATCACCAAACGTCTGGTGCAACTGGCAGAGCAACAACTGTCCGGTCGTTCGTAATCGCTACCTCATCTTTACAAACTGTCTAAGCCGTGAGGCATAGACCAAAGCAGCTTCACAGCCCTCCCGCGCTTCTCGTCGAAGCGCAGGGGGGCTTTTCTATATTTATATAGACTTAACCGAAGGATTGATCCGAGGTATCACCATGACTGCTGCGCGGATAGCGAATCATCAGGTTCGCCATATTGTAGTTGGACTCCAGTGTGGCGTCCACGACCACCATTCCCTGCCGTACAGCAAATTCGTAGCTGATCTCTCCATGCGTCCACCGTTTCTTATACTTCAGGCTCTCCAGCGCCATGACACGGAATGAGGATTGTTGTCCGGAAGTCAGCCCTTCCTGCTCGGATGCGAAGCTTCCGCTGCGTCCGGCGAGCGGATTGTGGCGAACCCCGAACTTGCCGATGACATTATTCCTGATCTGTACAAATACGGTCCCTGAATTCAGTCCTGACAATTCCTCCTGCAGCTCATGAAATACCAGATCAATCTGTCTTGCAAGCGATAATTGTTCCGTCCTCACATGCATTTCCTCCTAAAAGTCTTGTGGGTGATGCAGCCTCATGGCTCTGCCTCACACAACACTTGCTTCGTAAGCAGTTGTCTGAATTTCGTGGATCTAGCAGCGCTTATAATAAGGCTTTAGGCTCATTATAGGGTACTAATTTAACACATACAACATTATTCAACATAATTGGGTTATAATCCCTATAAATGCGCAAATTATTTAGTTTTTATAGCAAAATACAAACTTTTGTCGCCATTTATCGACAAATAAACAACATAAAAAGACCCCTAAAACGGGGTCTTTGCGCATTCACACCATATTTAGCCGCCATCATTTTACTGCAAAAAACCAATTCGTCTCATTATCGACAAATTCTTAGCCGCTTTGTTCTGTCATTTCCAGGAATTCACTAATATCGGCAACGATTAAATCCGCAGCCCCCTGCCAGAAATCCGGCTTGGACAGATCAACGCCCAGATGCTTCGACACCAGCTCCTCCAGCGTCATCACTCCGGTATCCTGCAGCAGGCTGTCATATTTACCGGCAAAGGAAGCCCCCTCTTGCAGCGCAAGCCGGTATAGACCGGTACTGAACATATACCCTACCGTATACGGGAAGTTGTAGAACGGCACATCTGTGATATAGAAATGAAGCTTGGACGCCCAGAAATGCGGATGATATTCGGAAAGGACCCCGCAGAAGGCTTCCTTCTGGGCTTCCTCCATCAGCGCGGACAATTCCTCACTGCTTACAAGGCCTGCCTTGCGCTTCTCATAGAAGCGGGTCTCGAACAGGAAACGGGCATGGATATTCATGAAGAACGCCACACTGTTCTGGATCTTCGCTTCAAGCAGCGCCAGCTTCTCTTCACTGTCCGTCGCAGATTTCACCTGCGCATCCGACACAATGACTTCCGCAAAGGTAGAAGCTGTCTCCGCCACGTTCATCGCATAGTTCTGGTTGAATAACGGCTGGTCCTCCAGCAGGAAGGAATGATAAGCATGACCCAGCTCATGCGCAAGTGTGGATACATTGGACGGCGTACCGCTGTAGGTCATGAATATGCGGGATTCCTTACTCTCCGGGAAGGAGACGCAGAAGCCACCCGGACGCTTCGCGGCCCGGTCTTCGACCTCGATCCAATCCTTGTCGAAGGCGCGCTCGGCGAAATCCGCCAGCTTCGGACTGAATTTTCGGAACTGGGTCACAATGTCGGCGGCTGCTTGTTCATAGGGAATTTTGCCGGAGGACTTGCCGACTGGCGCATCCACATCGACCCAGGCGAGTGACTCCAGACCCAGAATTTCTGATTTGCGCTTCAGATAGGATACCAGGGCAGGCTTGCTCTTCGTGATCACGTCCCACATGACATCCAAGGTCTCACGGGACATACGGTTGATGCCCAGCGGCTCCTTCAGCACATCCTCCCAGCCGCGGCCCTTATACAGCTTCAGGCGGAAGCCTGCCAGATGGTTCAAGGTATCTGCACAATAGTCGGCCGCGCCGCCCCAGGCCTCTTCCCATTTGCGGAACATCGTACGGCGGACCTCAGGATTCTCATCCGCCAGCTTGTTGAAGGCTTGCCCGGCAGAGAGCAGCTTCTGTTCCCCGTCTTCTTCACAAGGAATCTGGATCTGTCCGACAATCGTCTCATAATGCTCGCTCCAGCCATGATAGCCGTCAACTGCAAGCTCAAGTGCCAGGCTCTCCAGCTCCGGGCTCATCTTCTCACGGGCCAGATTCCGGCTCTCACTGAGCACGAAATTCAGCGGGGCAATCTCCGGCCGGGCCATCCACTCGGCCCATACCGGGTCAGAGGTCTGACGCAGCACGTTATCGAAGGCAGAGCTGATGCCCTCATATCCGGCACGCAGCCCCGTTACCTTGGAGGACAGTCTCACCGCCCCTTTGTCGAGCTGATTCTGCGCACCCAGACAACCGGCGAATTCTGAGGCCTGTGTAAGGCGTCCGGCACAGCTCTGCAGCAGCTCAATAACCGGGTCAAGCCCCTTCGTTGAAGCCGCATCAGCCGGTGCAGAAGCAGCAGCCACCTGTGTGCGCAGGCGTTCAATATCGGATTCGAGCACGCTCAGAAAGCTCTCGAACTGCGGAGAAGCAGAGCCTCCCGGAAAAATCGATTCCAGTTCCCATGTCAGTGATAACGGTTGTTTCATATATACTCACCATTCCTTCGTTATAGAGTAGTTTTCTTTGTAATTACGGTATAGCCATGGTAAAGTGAATCATGATACTCCACTAATTGTAAGGAGGGCCTCCTAATGAAGCCACTGCAAATATCGCCGGAGACGGCCATCACCTTATCGAAACAACTTGGCGTTCCGCTGGAACACCTGATGCATATGCCCCAACATATCCTGCTCCAAAAGATCGCTGAACTATCCAAGAAGGCCGCTAGCGATACCCCCGAAGGCAGCGCGCCTGCTCCCTCTGACGAGCAGGACAAGCAATGATCCCCTTCAGCCATACCTGGCCTTATGACATTATTCTTGGCGACATGTACGTGCAATATTGCCCCTTCTGCGACCGGGAGAATGTTCTTCTGCCGATGAAGCCTAAGGAGCTGCAGCACGTGCGTGACGGCAAAAAAAAGCTACTGGTCTTTCCCTGCTGCAGTGCAAGTCCCACCGTCATTGATAATGACAATGACTACCTGTTGTTTGACCGGGCGGTCCGCTAAGCGCGGGTACCCGGAGGTTCGCCCCGCTTAAGCGGGCAGAGGCGTAGAAGAGGCATCCCTTCTACGCCTTTTTTGCGTTCCGGTATAACGGATAGACGCTTTAACACCTTCACTAAGCCCTCTATGTACCTGCCGGAAGCCCGTCCGGATCAACGTCCAGCCCGCGCATCTGCTCACGCAGAATGGCCCATTGCTCGCGTGAAGCCCGGATCATGGCCGCGTCCGTAATCCGCTGGTCATTAATGACCCTTGAGAACCACCGCACAGCAGCAGCGAAATTGCCGATCCGGCGGTTCAGCTCGCCAATCAGATACATCAGCCGCGCATCATTACCACCGGATGAATCATTCTCGAACACCTTCACATACTCATCCAGCGAATAGGTCAGGAAGCGCTGCTCCTGCACCGTATCCCCTTGATACCGGTACAGCCAGGCAATATGGTGAAGCAGGCTTGCTATAATACGTTCCTTGTCCTTAATGCTCTGCGCGCAGATCAGTGCCAGCTTGTAAGTCTCCAGAGCCTCCTCCCAGTTACGCTTCTCTCCGAAGCTGCGGGCCTGCCACCGTCTTCCTACCTGGGCATCGAAGGACTTGCGCTGCCAGTCCCCCAGCTTGTCTGCTGAATTCTCCGTGGAGGCAAAGCCGCACTTCGGACAGACCCGAACCACATAATAATCGGGATTCTCCGCTTTATAATAGGAGCAGAAGTCCGCATCGCGGCGGATGGCTTTTTTGAGGCTGGGACGTACTCTTGAGGTTGAAAATTCATGTTCACAGTTACAGCAGGTAACCTTAATCGAGTAAAGCGGTATTAATTCCGGCACGGGGGCCCTCATCCTTTCACAACTACACTTTATTCATGGGGCATATTGACAAAATGATGGGCGGGACCCGCCAGCCGGTTCAGGACAAACGTACGCAGGGACTCCTCCACACCGGTCTCCTCGAGCGCCGCCTTCATGCAAGCGAGCCAATCCTCCGCCAAAGCAGGAGTGATGGGGACATGCATATGTCTGGCTCTCATCATGGGATGGCCGTGCTGCTCGGAAAACAGGGCAGGGCCTCCAAAGAATTGGCTCAAGAACTGATATTGCTTCTCCAGCACCGGAGTAATATCTTCAGGGAATAACGGGCTGAGCTGCGGGTGAAGCTGCACCTTGGCATAGAACACAGTCACCAGACGGTGTATCCCCTCAGCGCCTCCCAGGCTGTCATACAGGCTCTCTTTCGGATTCATTTTGGAGGTTTCGCCTTCTTCCATATTAATCTGATAAGCAGTTGCTTATCATTATACCAAAAAACGCGCTGCACGGTTATCCCTGCCTTAAGACATCCCCTTATTCCAGGACAAGAAGACCAGTAAGCTGCCCGTGTGCAACAGAAAGCCCAGATTATTTCAAAATTCAGACAAAAAAAGGCGCCAAACCGGAGTTCAGCGCTCGTAAGCTAATCAGTATGTTCTAAAATCTTCATCGCCAGGCGGGACAAGGGAGACCCGGATCACATATACAAAAGCACAAACGAGCACTCCGGCAACTACACTCATCACCATCACTCCATCCCTGAAAATCTAACTCAACAAGATGTGCATTAATTAAGTTTATAATACCATAATTTCAGTGAAAAAGCACCGGTAAATGTAACCGTTTTCTTCGTTTTTTTGTGCTGTTTGTCCAACTTTCGGCATACAACTAAGCATAGAACTGGAGGCGAGAAACCGATGACTCTGAACAAAATCGCAAGCCCGCTGCTCGGGATCGTGCTGGCGGGCTGTATGCTGCTGATGCTGGTGCATCCCGCAAGTTCTCTGGATGCGGCGCTGCGCGGGCTCGCTGTCTGGTGGGATGTGCTGTTTCCCTCACTGTTTCCGTTCTTCGTCATCTCTGAAATTATGCTGGGCTTCGGCATTGTCCATCTGTTCGGCGCACTGCTTGATCCGCTGATGCGCCCGCTCTTCAATATACCCGGCAGCGGCGGCTTCGCCCTAGCGATGGGATATGTATCAGGATACCCTGTCGGCGCGAAATTAACCGCCAAGCTGCGCGAGCAGGGAATGATTAGCAGAATTGAGGGCGAGCGGCTCGTCGCCTTCACGACCTCCTCGGACCCGATTTTTCTGCTGGGCGCGGTCTCTGTGGGCTTCTTTCATGACGCTTCTCTGGGGCTTGTGCTTGCCCTTGCCCATTACGGGGGAGGACTCATCGTAGGTCTGCTGATGTCCTTCCATGGCCGGGGCAGGCAGGAAGAAGCAGCTACGACCCTCCCCCTCCCTCATTCAGGCAGTTCTTCTGCGTCTCCGGAAGGACAAGGCCCCGGAAGGTTGCGGGCTGCACTGAACGCGATGGCACATGCGCGCCGGGCAGACGGCAGAAGTCTCGGCGAGTTACTGAAAAGTGCCATCACCTCCTCGCTCCAGCTCATCATCGTTGTCGGCGGCCTGGTTGTCTTCTTCAATGTGCTGATGGAGCTGCTCGCCCGCTCCGGTGTAATGTCCGCCCTGTTCAGCATGACCGGACGGCTGCTGTCGCTGGCCGGCTTCCAGCCTGAGCTCTCCGCCGCCCTGGTCAGCGGCTTATTCGAAGTGACGCTTGGTGCCAGGTCGGCGGGTGAAGCTGCCGGAGGCGTTCCGCTGCAGTTCAAGGCTGCTGCGGCAGCGTTCATTCTCTCCTGGGGCGGCTTGTCGGTTCATGCGCAGGTCGCCAGTATCCTGAACGGTACCGGACTGCGCTATCTCCCGTTCATGGCCGCCCGCCTGGTGCATGCCCTACTCTCAGCAGTTCTGCTGCTTCTGCTATGGAAGCCGGTAGTCAGCTCGGGACTGGCAGGTCAGTGGTCCGCACTACCCGCCGCCTCCGGGCTGGCCGCTCCAGAAGCCGCCCTAATCAGCAGTATCAGCCTGCTCTGCCTTCTGCTCACAGTCATGCTGGCCCTGTCGCTGGTAGTCTTTCTGCTGGGTAAGCTGTGGCGGCAACCCTATGCACGCCGCAGATAGTTCAATATGTCATGGCTCTGCCGCTGCAGCACTGCAGCGGATTCCGGCTTTTCACAGCGCTAATATTGTGTTCCGGGTCAAGATTGATTATGATCGGTGTATGACTGAATTAGACAAAGGAGCCTGTACATCTTGAGATATTATGTTCTGGACCGCGGAGATGAATTATCCATCCAACTAGCGGAGCAATTTCACAAGCTGGCGCAAGGCCGGAATCTGGAGCTGGATGCCAAGTCACCGGAAATCGTGATCTCTATTGGCGGTGACGGCACGATGCTGCACGCTTTTCATACGTTTATCGATCAGATCCCGAACCTCGCTTTTGTTGGCGTGCATACCGGCCATTTGGGCTTCTATGCGGACTGGCAGGCCGAAGAGCTGCCGTCCCTGATTGATTATATGTGCGGAGAGGTTGGGCCGCATAAACCCCGTATCGTACAGTACCCGCTGCTCGAACTGGAAATACATAAGAAATCCGGCTCCAGCAAGCACATTGCCCTGAACGAATTCACCCTTAAGGGGGTGGACGGGACGGTTGTAATCCAGGTGGATATTAATGATGTGACCTTTGAGATGTTCCGCGGGGACGGCCTGTGTGTATCCACACCTTCCGGCAGTACTGCTTATAACAAAAGTCTGGGAGGCGCTATGGTGCACCCCTCGATCGAGGCGCTGCAGATTGCTGAAATTGCCTCCATTAATAACCGGGTATTCCGGACCATGGGATCGCCGCTGCTGCTGCCTAAGCATCATCACTGCGATATCTTCTCGCGCAAGGATCAGCGCCTGCTGCTGACCATTGACCATAATAATATTCCGGTGGATGATCTGATTTCTGTACGTGCTCAGGTCGCGGACCACAAAATCAGCTTCGCCCGTTACCGCCCCTTCCCCTTCTGGAACCGAGTCAGGGAAGCCTTCTTAGTCTAATCTGATCCCTGATTCTCATGGACAAGCGAGGATGGCATTGCGCCCTTCCGGGGACAGTACGCATCCCACTGGATACCCTTATATAAAGCCGGAGATGCCCCCGATCTCCGGCTTTATCATGCCGGCTGACAGGAACCCTATTGAGCATAGCAGCATCCCGCAGAATAAATAGACAGACGGAATTTCCAAATGGTATAATGGTTCTATTTTACAAAGTTTTCTATTTGAAGGAGCGAATCTATTGAAGAAATTAGTATCCCTGCTAGGCATCAGCCTGCTGGCCCTTGTGCTCGCGGTTCCCGCTTTTGCCGCAGACAAACCCATTAAGGTGTATATTAACGGCAGTAACCTTGCCTTCACAGCAGGGACTCCTTATCTTAAGAATAATACGGTGCTTGTGCCTTTCCGGGTTGTATTTGAGAAGCTCGGTCTGAAGGTGCTGTGGGACTCCAAGACGGGCACGGTAACCGGCACGGGAACAGGCCTTACTATCAGCCTTAAGGTAGGCAGCAAGCGGGCCAGCGTCAACGGAACCGTCAAGCAGCTTACAGT is a window encoding:
- a CDS encoding aldose 1-epimerase: MKQVTKGQWNGYDTYILHSRELEVTLLPRLGNNVISLWDRTMERQILRQPEERDLASYMQKPYHFGLPLLVPPGRIRRGSFQFDGTRYQFDRNAGEHHIHGLHRTQAWCVSDIEEDEDGCAVTTEFLTTDDPDWIRQFPEPLKLEMTFRLQDDRLQQTLRVTHLGTSPVPFGAGYHTWFMLDGTPSRWNVTLPAGAVCELSEDLLPTGQLLPLGKLTSLHTRLNLQGADLDTILRIAEGQPAEAVLMRDDGYGLRYSADPDFFRHWILYTKGEADQFLCIEPLTWLPDAPNLQQDASATGLITLEPGQTLVLGGTLQMIYPER
- a CDS encoding alpha/beta-type small acid-soluble spore protein, producing MGQAGQQSRGSRSNNLVVPQANAALQQLKYEAAQELGVTIPADGYYGNYTSRETGSLGGYITKRLVQLAEQQLSGRS
- a CDS encoding O-methyltransferase, with amino-acid sequence MRTEQLSLARQIDLVFHELQEELSGLNSGTVFVQIRNNVIGKFGVRHNPLAGRSGSFASEQEGLTSGQQSSFRVMALESLKYKKRWTHGEISYEFAVRQGMVVVDATLESNYNMANLMIRYPRSSHGDTSDQSFG
- a CDS encoding M3 family oligoendopeptidase, with the translated sequence MKQPLSLTWELESIFPGGSASPQFESFLSVLESDIERLRTQVAAASAPADAASTKGLDPVIELLQSCAGRLTQASEFAGCLGAQNQLDKGAVRLSSKVTGLRAGYEGISSAFDNVLRQTSDPVWAEWMARPEIAPLNFVLSESRNLAREKMSPELESLALELAVDGYHGWSEHYETIVGQIQIPCEEDGEQKLLSAGQAFNKLADENPEVRRTMFRKWEEAWGGAADYCADTLNHLAGFRLKLYKGRGWEDVLKEPLGINRMSRETLDVMWDVITKSKPALVSYLKRKSEILGLESLAWVDVDAPVGKSSGKIPYEQAAADIVTQFRKFSPKLADFAERAFDKDWIEVEDRAAKRPGGFCVSFPESKESRIFMTYSGTPSNVSTLAHELGHAYHSFLLEDQPLFNQNYAMNVAETASTFAEVIVSDAQVKSATDSEEKLALLEAKIQNSVAFFMNIHARFLFETRFYEKRKAGLVSSEELSALMEEAQKEAFCGVLSEYHPHFWASKLHFYITDVPFYNFPYTVGYMFSTGLYRLALQEGASFAGKYDSLLQDTGVMTLEELVSKHLGVDLSKPDFWQGAADLIVADISEFLEMTEQSG
- a CDS encoding YycC family protein, whose amino-acid sequence is MKPLQISPETAITLSKQLGVPLEHLMHMPQHILLQKIAELSKKAASDTPEGSAPAPSDEQDKQ
- a CDS encoding DUF2225 domain-containing protein; the encoded protein is MPELIPLYSIKVTCCNCEHEFSTSRVRPSLKKAIRRDADFCSYYKAENPDYYVVRVCPKCGFASTENSADKLGDWQRKSFDAQVGRRWQARSFGEKRNWEEALETYKLALICAQSIKDKERIIASLLHHIAWLYRYQGDTVQEQRFLTYSLDEYVKVFENDSSGGNDARLMYLIGELNRRIGNFAAAVRWFSRVINDQRITDAAMIRASREQWAILREQMRGLDVDPDGLPAGT
- a CDS encoding globin, with translation MNPKESLYDSLGGAEGIHRLVTVFYAKVQLHPQLSPLFPEDITPVLEKQYQFLSQFFGGPALFSEQHGHPMMRARHMHVPITPALAEDWLACMKAALEETGVEESLRTFVLNRLAGPAHHFVNMPHE
- the ylbJ gene encoding sporulation integral membrane protein YlbJ, with the protein product MTLNKIASPLLGIVLAGCMLLMLVHPASSLDAALRGLAVWWDVLFPSLFPFFVISEIMLGFGIVHLFGALLDPLMRPLFNIPGSGGFALAMGYVSGYPVGAKLTAKLREQGMISRIEGERLVAFTTSSDPIFLLGAVSVGFFHDASLGLVLALAHYGGGLIVGLLMSFHGRGRQEEAATTLPLPHSGSSSASPEGQGPGRLRAALNAMAHARRADGRSLGELLKSAITSSLQLIIVVGGLVVFFNVLMELLARSGVMSALFSMTGRLLSLAGFQPELSAALVSGLFEVTLGARSAGEAAGGVPLQFKAAAAAFILSWGGLSVHAQVASILNGTGLRYLPFMAARLVHALLSAVLLLLLWKPVVSSGLAGQWSALPAASGLAAPEAALISSISLLCLLLTVMLALSLVVFLLGKLWRQPYARRR
- a CDS encoding NAD kinase; translated protein: MRYYVLDRGDELSIQLAEQFHKLAQGRNLELDAKSPEIVISIGGDGTMLHAFHTFIDQIPNLAFVGVHTGHLGFYADWQAEELPSLIDYMCGEVGPHKPRIVQYPLLELEIHKKSGSSKHIALNEFTLKGVDGTVVIQVDINDVTFEMFRGDGLCVSTPSGSTAYNKSLGGAMVHPSIEALQIAEIASINNRVFRTMGSPLLLPKHHHCDIFSRKDQRLLLTIDHNNIPVDDLISVRAQVADHKISFARYRPFPFWNRVREAFLV